GAGGTAcacaaaaatgaaaaaaattgtGATTTTGACAGTGAACATTCTGTGGACTGTTCACTGTTAAAACCAACAATTTTCACTTTCATGTATAGCTCGCGTGCCAATATTTTTTTCTCATGAAAATTTACACACTTGTAGTACATCCATATGTCAGTGTGGAACTGTTTTCCAGAATCTGATGAAATTTTGAAATGTGTCTTTTTGAATGTTTCAAAAAAGGGCTCCATGGAGCTTGACCACTGCGCTCGTAGTCCAAAGTAGGGATTGTGctgcaaaaataaataaataaatgttCTGTTCTCTTTTGTAGTTAAAGACGTGATCTAATTAGGTAGGGAAATGAGCTGAGAAAAAGATCCATGAACTAGATCCCCTTTTTGTTTCAGGGTTTGCATCGAAATGCAACACCCTGTTCTGAACGTATTGCTCTATGTACCGTCATTTGGTAATTAAACTGGCAAGCCCAAGCGTTTCTTGTTCACTTCCTAATAAAAGGTTTGATGGTACGTTTTCTCTAACCTCGTAAATATTTTGGAGCATAGGTAATATGTTACTGCACCTCAAAAAAAAGGTAATATGTTACTTTGCAGATAAAAGGTGCTTATAAGCTTACTGAAAAAAACAGGGAAATATTTTGCAGCCTTTTCAAAAGATGAGGAATAGTCCCGACAGCCCATCATGCACGAGCGGAACAACAGCAAAAGATCACGGGCAGACAGCTCCCATCCACCAACCCACGTCCTACGGAACATCAACTGCACAAAAATAGAAGTGCATCTCCCGTGGGCTCTTGCCTCAACCATCATGGCTACTAATTCAAGGGAAGACCAGAGTTATAATTCACTAAAATTATTAATCCGGATGCATCAAAATGTCACTTAAGAGTTCCAAACCGTTTACAACTTATTTTCTGCGTCCAAACATTATTGCCAAATTTTTCTGCGTCCAAACAACCGTTTACAGAATGTCTTGTCCAAGGAGAGCAATGGTTCAGTGCGACAGATCCTATGATGTTTATTACGAAATACAACCCACACAGGCATCTAGAGTTACATGCTCGGGTACAGGAGGGGTGTACACATACTTACACGAATCTGTAAGCTAAAAGAGGTAAAAGAGACCAACACTAGAACTGACGCTGGCAGCTACAAAGAAAACAAGAGAGCTAAATTTTACATCTTCGTTTCTATCTCTGTCCCCAGGGGGCGCCACCTAGATTCCCAGCTTGGGCGCTGCTACCATTAGGCATTATCACACCACCATACTGGGGTGCTGGAACAGCAGAGCCGGCGGCGGCCGGCCCACCCTGctgcgccgtcgccggccaccaGGCACTAGGCTGCTGCTGCCATGTTTGCGAAGGCTGAAGCTGCTGCTGGACCAAAGGGAGCTGCTGCTGGCTACTAAGGCTGTACTGCATTGCAACCTGGGGAAGGAGAGGCTGCATTGCATTTGGGTTGTACTGCTGGTACGCATGGTGGATCTGCTGCATGGGCggcagtggtggtggtggtgggagTGGTTGCTGCGGGGTGGGTGTAAATGGAGGCGGCTGCCTACTTTGCTGGATGGGGTTCCACTCTGGTatatcatcgtcgtcgtcgtcgtcagcCCACGGACGCGATTCAACAGATGATCTTTTACCATACTTCTGAACCAATTCCCTCATTTGCTCGACTGGGCGAGCAGAGGTCGGTGGTACATGCCGTTGGCCCTTGAAGGCATGCGTCGTTACATTAGCAGCGGGGTTAACAAAATTAAATTCGGGGAGATCGTCTTCATCCCTGCGCGCAACAACGCCAGGCCCAAAACCTGGGGGCACATCGTCATCGGTTACATCCTCCTCTTGGTGCTGGTGGTGGCGCTGGTTGGGAAAACCTGGTGGCACGCCGTGAGAGTTCTGGGGCGCGGAGGGCCTATGGGCCGAAGTAGAACCGGTAACCTGGGGTTTCCTTGGGGCTGACTGCCTCTTGGAACCATCATGCCTCTGATGGGAGGACACCCTAGGAACGCTGGGTCTCCGCCAGACGACGATTCCAATTATCGACGTTTCTGCCACAGCGAGACCACCCAAGTGCTCCTTTGGCAGGTGCTGGGAGAGAATCTCCACAGTTTTCCCTTGAGGAGGGCACAGGTACAGCTCCAGTCCATCTGCAGGCTCAGCTAGTCCCACTCTCTCATCTGCAATATATGAATCAATTGTCTGCAAAAGAACGAGCCAATTTAGTGAAAACAATCATCAAAACTCTGGTAAGCTCATGATGGGTGATCTGACTTAGAAAAGGAACCTGCGAGAGTTGTTGGCGGCCACTCTCCGACGAACCCTCCTTCCAGCACAGCTCCGTTACCTATAGAAGTAGCAGTACAGGTACTTAAAACAGATGGAACGGATTCTCGATGGCGGAACAGAGAATTAAATGCAGCACAGGACACATAATTTAACTATGTGCATGTAGACATAAGCAGTACAAGTGGAAATACAATCCTAGAAGGAATACAACACTATTATTTGCAGTTCTTGCGCTATCTAGTGAAATAATTCAATTGGGCAGTACCAATCTAATTGCATAATGGTAACAATTACAAGTACATATACTGTTCTGATTCAAAATATATTCACCAGCTAGCTTGAGAAGTACACACATTATCAAGTAAGTACAGATATAGATTTCTTAAGCACCTGCTAGGAAAAATTTCTGGCGACTAGCATAAAAGTACCAACACACCTGCACATGTCCCTGCCTCTAAACAACAGTGTATCTAGATATTATGAAAATCTCAAAAAACATGACAGATGCCATTGTACTAGTATTGCTTTTTGAAATATTGCCAGTTTAGGACCCACCCATTCAAGGTAGAAACTTTAGAGGAATTTTATAAAAATCTGAGGCTATTTTCCTCCAAAATTCTGAGCTCTGGACACGAGAGGGATCAAAACATCTATTCTCATCACtgatttcatttttcttttacCAGATGGACATATGCCATTGACCTCTAATGAGCGTGTGATTATAACATGGAGAGTTATCTAGCATCCACAACATATTGGAAAGTAGCCAGCATAAATGTGTAAAACCATAATCATTCCAGTAAGAACATCATCTAGAAACAAATTATGCATTCAAAACAGAATTACCATTATAGCGCGGCTCCTAGATTTGGGAAGTTGTTCGAGAAAATCTTGAAAAGCACTAAGTTTAACTCTCCCCTTGATTTCAATTAAGCTACTCCATTCTTTCCCAGATGGCTTTTCACCACTGTACAAGAGAAATTTCAAGATATGTCAGAACCAATACAAATATTAAGTACCGAATAAGGTCACATGTAGCCAAAAAGCAGTCCATATTCATTAATTTAGGAGCTAACGCTCACATTTATCCTCTCATTCATGCAGATCATGCGCAATAATTTAACTTCCACATGTGAGACGGTGAGAGACTCAGCAACTGGTGCCCCCCTTAATTGTACTAGCAAGTAGCATGTGCTTCGCATGTTAAACATTTGCTTTCACAACTGTTTGCCACTTAGCATAACTACGTAAATTAGAAACATGCCATCAAAAAATTGCCCGAGTATAATAATTTGACATAGCATATTTGCATGTAGTGttttcatttgttctttttcaccAGCCTTATTTTTTTCTTACTCCTTTAGGAAGTCCGAACATCTTTTAATCAGGAATCGCAGCCATTCTTGGTAGACAGGAATTCGTTGGTACAGGCCCAAACTAAACTGCACATAAGCATAAGTGCATAACTATTTGCAAGATGAATATAAGCCCAGTGCTCAATAATGCATTCTCACTTACAAAAAAACCATTTCATTCTTCAGTTAGAATCACTAATACCGCATGGTTGGGGGGAAAGGGCAACGGAAGGTGAACATTCGAGAGAATGGTTCAGAAGCCGGCTGAAGACCACTACGGTCCGATAAAAGTGTAGATGGTGAGGTAAATCCTTTTTCGGAAACTCATGAACTACATAGTGGTATAGAAGCTGTCCCATTTCAGTAACATATAGTATTACCTAATTGAGTGGATTTCCACCCGTGCCATTAGAAAACTGAAGGCCAGATCAAACAAGTTCAAGAATGCAACATACAGAATGATCACTAAAGGAAAATTAAAAGGCGTTTTAAGATGATGAAAATGAAGAGGGAATGTGATTAGATCAACAGGACAAGCTAAGTTGGTAACAACCAAACAATTCTCCAATGAAACAAACCTTTTGAAAATGGCAACAACATTCGTGAGTGACGATAGAGTAAGCTGAATCGCACCCTCCCATATACTCTCACGAATCATAGGACCAGCAGTTGTCTTATGGTTCACAGTCGAAACAGGATTCGACATATTAGCACTAGCAGCAGCAGGTTCTTTAGATTCGACTTTCTCAGGGGAGGATTTGATTAACTCTCCATCGCGCGGCACATCAGGAACCAACTCTGAACCAACCTTCTGCTTGGGTGATTCTGACTTCTGTTTGGGTGATTCTGACTTGGACTCCGATTTACCCTGTAAAGCCGGCACATCTGATTCAGATCTGGCCTTCTTTTGTGCAGACTGCTTATCTTCTGTCTCAGGAAGTTTCTCAGATTCTAAGGTGGAGCTAGGTTCATCAGAATCACTGAGATCTTTTTGCGGTGTCCCAGCTGATAAATTTTCAAAAGGTGGTTCAGAATCTAACCCCAGCATGAATTCATCTAGCGAAGGAATTGGTGGAAGATTCTCTGCGTCTTTCAAGTCATCGACCATAAGTTCATCAATAAGATCTGCTTTCTCATTTTCAATATATTCAACATTGCCTGATGAATCATTGTCACCTGTCCCACCATCCTCATCTTGTGACATGCCATCAGAACCCTTGTCCTTAACTTCTACACCAGTTTTATCATCCATACTTGTTTCATCATTGGTTTTTGTTTCACTTTCAACAGCTTTTGGTGGAACATGAGATAGAACATTACCCCCAAGCTCAACCTCCACTGAAATACCATCAGTTTCTTCTATTTCAACTTGGAACTCTCCTTTGTGTGTTTTCCTCACTAAACGCCTGACATCAACTTCAGTGTTAGGAAGGACAACCATTTTTTCATGTTCTTCGGCTTTAGCCAACCGCCACTCTGAGAGCTCTTTGGAAGCAAGTTCCTCCGCAGTCATTGAACAAAGGCGATCGGGTGCAAGTTCTCCAGATATGACCCTCGACCTTAACTCAGGGTTGCCTTTATCTTTTAGATTAAACAGAAGAGATCTGCCTCTCTCCTTGTACTTCTTGTTCACTCCACCAAACAGTTTAAAGAGTTCCTCTTCAATTCTAAATGCCAAGCTTTCAGCCTTCTGGATCATACTAGCCTTATCTGTTGCTGCCTTGTCTGTAGACTTTATTCTTTTTGATTCAGACTCTGTCAAATTGCCTGTAACCCCAGGC
The sequence above is a segment of the Aegilops tauschii subsp. strangulata cultivar AL8/78 chromosome 6, Aet v6.0, whole genome shotgun sequence genome. Coding sequences within it:
- the LOC109779615 gene encoding uncharacterized protein — its product is MELSKQGQEPMSASMGSQALPSSNIQPTQTGYPTAFYPPLSAGWGAQPMFSTGASVPVSSYYIVPMSQQAAQAGASRPETSHPISVSRVSLRPPQQVLNVQTSLPAMTGSQLSPSVAGKKSVASPKVQMMKSALSTKRPAQKELPSKAQPQQFESVRSKFRESLSAALVMDSDQQDKKQSAQNLQSDGSADQKKVEGDEVQDTVMTTSKDASTTNSEADNADVAKKCEGDKKLGCGIASDMITSTNDDKQQQLKHLPSEDEVLGQSMVVTDELLQGHGLCWVSDFAAGMPEPVTQPNLKRDRASDIEPGVTGNLTESESKRIKSTDKAATDKASMIQKAESLAFRIEEELFKLFGGVNKKYKERGRSLLFNLKDKGNPELRSRVISGELAPDRLCSMTAEELASKELSEWRLAKAEEHEKMVVLPNTEVDVRRLVRKTHKGEFQVEIEETDGISVEVELGGNVLSHVPPKAVESETKTNDETSMDDKTGVEVKDKGSDGMSQDEDGGTGDNDSSGNVEYIENEKADLIDELMVDDLKDAENLPPIPSLDEFMLGLDSEPPFENLSAGTPQKDLSDSDEPSSTLESEKLPETEDKQSAQKKARSESDVPALQGKSESKSESPKQKSESPKQKVGSELVPDVPRDGELIKSSPEKVESKEPAAASANMSNPVSTVNHKTTAGPMIRESIWEGAIQLTLSSLTNVVAIFKSGEKPSGKEWSSLIEIKGRVKLSAFQDFLEQLPKSRSRAIMVTELCWKEGSSESGRQQLSQTIDSYIADERVGLAEPADGLELYLCPPQGKTVEILSQHLPKEHLGGLAVAETSIIGIVVWRRPSVPRVSSHQRHDGSKRQSAPRKPQVTGSTSAHRPSAPQNSHGVPPGFPNQRHHQHQEEDVTDDDVPPGFGPGVVARRDEDDLPEFNFVNPAANVTTHAFKGQRHVPPTSARPVEQMRELVQKYGKRSSVESRPWADDDDDDDIPEWNPIQQSRQPPPFTPTPQQPLPPPPPLPPMQQIHHAYQQYNPNAMQPLLPQVAMQYSLSSQQQLPLVQQQLQPSQTWQQQPSAWWPATAQQGGPAAAGSAVPAPQYGGVIMPNGSSAQAGNLGGAPWGQR